A single region of the Nicotiana sylvestris chromosome 6, ASM39365v2, whole genome shotgun sequence genome encodes:
- the LOC104211306 gene encoding cytochrome P450 89A2-like encodes MSWVFDAEIHLDAMGLVDTIKDKNQASNQDRAKAMIFLCHHFDEGLKMEYLIAKDPIILWNNLKVNETNIHQAKYGRGPGPSRGHGRGRGRNSNHVNKDLFRPPEEDEELLGPEIPYLSAIGTLMYLVNATRPDIAFSVNLLARYSSSPTWRHWNGIKHILRRSVQVTLQQIYSLNLCQLQLLRRWKLLAKVFIGYLCIFRKCTLHKYYGLNHHEEEEVMAYVDTLLNLELPEKKRKVNHGEIVSLCSEFLTAGTDTTSTSLQWIMANLVKYPSIQEKLYQEISEVVGSVVDQGVVKEEDLEKMPYIKAVILEGLRRHPPGHFLQPHMVTQEVELNGYVIPKDATINFMIAEMGWDPHVWEDPLDFKPDRFLFGDGGDTEEFDITGSREIKMIPFSAGRRICPAYGLAMLHLEYFVANLIWHFEWTTADGDNVDLSEKLEFTVTMKNPLRARIRPRINQLE; translated from the exons atgtcttgggtgtttgatgctgaaattcatcttgatgcgatgggtctggtaGACACTATTAAGGACAAAAATCaagcatcaaaccaagaccgtgccaaagcaatgatattcctatgCCATCACTTTGATGAAGgcttgaaaatggaatatctcattGCTAAAGATCCaatcatactgtggaataatttgaaag tgaatgagacgaacatTCACCAAGCTAAGTATGGAAGAGGTcctggccccagtcgtggtcatggccgtggtcgaggaagaaactctaatcatg tgaataaggatctatttcgacctccagaagaggatgaggaactccttggtcctgaaataccttatcttagtgcaattggtacACTTATGTATCTTgttaatgctacaaggcctgacatagcattttctgttaatttactagcaagatatagctcttcTCCTACatggagacattggaacgggattaagcatatattgcggaGATCCGTTCAAGTGACactccagcagatttattcactaaatctttgccaacttcaacttttgagaagatg GAAGCTGCTTGCAAAGGTATTTATAGGCTATTTGTGCATTTTCAGGAAGTG TACTCTCCACAAGTACTATGGTTTGAATCATCATGAGGAAGAAGAAGTGATGGCTTATGTGGATACGTTGCTGAATTTGGAATTGCCAGAGAAAAAGAGGAAGGTTAATCATGGAGAGATTGTTAGCCTCTGCAGTGAGTTCCTCACCGCTGGCACAGATACTACGTCCACCTCATTACAATGGATTATGGCCAACTTGGTCAAATACCCTTCTATTCAGGAAAAACTATACCAAGAAATATCTGAGGTAGTA GGATCAGTCGTAGATCAGGGGGTAGTAAAAGAGGAAGATTTAGAGAAAATGCCTTACATAAAAGCAGTGATCTTGGAAGGTCTAAGGCGGCACCCGCCCGGTCACTTCCTGCAGCCGCACATGGTGACACAGGAAGTGGAACTAAACGGTTATGTCATCCCTAAGGATGCAACAATCAATTTCATGATTGCAGAAATGGGTTGGGACCCACATGTTTGGGAGGATCCCTTGGATTTTAAACCAGATAGGTTTTTATTCGGGGATGGTGGTGATACAGAAGAATTCGATATAACAGGGAGTAGAGAGATCAAGATGATACCCTTTAGTGCTGGGAGAAGAATATGTCCAGCCTATGGTTTGGCTATGCTCCATTTAGAGTACTTTGTGGCTAACTTGATCTGGCATTTTGAATGGACAACTGCGGATGGAGACAATGTGGATCTATCTGAGAAGCTGGAATTCACTGTTACAATGAAGAATCCATTGCGTGCTCGCATCCGTCCAAGAATAAATCAACTTGAATGA
- the LOC104211304 gene encoding uncharacterized protein At5g41620-like: MNSLRSPSLQKDNSNYKYMQTNKDKELSVTKERILKSSKLGSVHPFHAPLSELDQTQNHGQTERLKGVYNGLTTSKELLHVLSHVEQRETTCLSLFSSIKTELDRLCNQVSKLINEHRYNHSDLDLLLKKFEEEKMSWKIKEQDNIHTAITSVAWELKIEKKLRNQTERLNKKLGRELADTKTSLSKVVKELEDEKKAREILEQVCEELARGLGEDRAEVEELKRQSAKICEEVEMERKMLQLADAMREERVQMKLSDAKYQFEEKNAVVDKLRNEFEGYFRSKKGHEQGGDLHNFETINELERRLRETLPSTHHYQDKEKADGEVLTKEENGDKDDSADSDLHSIELNMVDNGKSYQWCTALQNDPIFSVSD, encoded by the exons ATGAACTCATTAAGATCACCTTCTCTGCAGAAAGATAATTCCAACTACAAGTATATGCAAACAAATAAAGACAAAGAATTGTCGGTTACTAAAGAAAGAATTTTGAAGTCATCCAAATTGGGTTCAGTGCATCCTTTTCATGCCCCTCTTTCTGAG CTTGATCAGacacaaaatcacggacaaacaGAACGGTTGAAGGGTGTCTATAATGGCCTTACCACATCTAAAGAGCTGTTGCATGTTCTGAGTCATGTCGAACAGCGGGAAACTACATGTTTATCCCTTTTCTCATCTATAAAAACTGAGCTTGACCGGTTGTGTAATCAGGTGTCTAAACTAATAAACGAACACAGATATAACCACAGTGACCTTGATCTCCTCTTGAAGaagtttgaagaagaaaagatgtCCTGGAAGATCAAAGAGCAAGACAACATTCATACTGCCATTACATCCGTAGCGTGGGAGCTCAAGATAGAGAAGAAGCTGAGGAACCAAACTGAGAGATTAAATAAGAAGCTTGGTAGAGAATTGGCGGATACAAAGACATCTCTTTCGAAAGTAGTTAAAGAACTTGAAGACGAGAAGAAGGCCAGAGAGATATTGGAGCAAGTCTGTGAAGAATTAGCTAGAGGTCTCGGAGAAGATAGAGCTGAGGTGGAAGAATTGAAGAGACAATCTGCTAAAATTTGTGAAGAGGTGGAAATGGAACGGAAAATGCTTCAACTAGCTGATGCGATGCGCGAGGAAAGAGTTCAAATGAAGCTTTCAGATGCCAAGTATCAATTTGAGGAGAAAAATGCAGTTGTTGATAAGTTAAGGAATGAATTTGAAGGGTATTTTAGATCTAAAAAGGGCCATGAACAAGGTGGTGATTTGCATAATTTTGAAACGATCAATGAGCTCGAGAGACGTTTGAGAGAAACGCTTCCAAGCACACACCATTACCAAGATAAAGAAAAGGCAGATGGAGAAGTACTCACTAAGGAAGAGAATGGAGACAAAGATGATTCAGCTGATAGCGATCTTCATTCCATTGAATTAAACATGGTTGATAATGGCAAGAGCTATCAATGGTGCACTGCTTTACAGAATGATCCAATATTTTCGGTTTCTGATTAG